Within the Catalinimonas niigatensis genome, the region AACTTAAGACACTTTTGTCACCTCATCACTTAAACTTCAAGAAACTGGACGAAAGTTCATATGTGATCAGGCAGCATGAGGCTGACCCGGTAATTCCTAAATTAAAAACCAGAGAACCGGGTAAACCTGAGGTTTTGAAGCAAATGGAAAGACATGGAATGTCAGGTTTAATGCGACTTCAATTGCTGGAACAAACCATCAGCGGAAAAGTAACGGATGGAGAAAATGGTGAGCCTCTGCCGGGTGTCAATGTGCTGGCGAAAGGAACGACTAGCGGAACAGTCACGGATATCAGCGGAAATTACCGGCTTACAGTTGCCGATGTAGTTACTACGCTGGTCTTTTCTTCCATCGGCTATGTTACAGAGGAGATGGAAATCAACAGCAGGAATTCCATTAACCTCGCCTTGATGCCGGATATACAATCGCTTTCTGAAGTGGTGGTGGTAGGCTATGGAACGGTGAAAAAAAGTGACCTGACAGGCTCGGTTTCTTCACTGAAGTCTGAAGACTTTAATCAGGGCGCGGTAAGTTCAGTAGACCAGTTAATTCAGGGAAGGGCAGCGGGGGTGAATGTAGTGCAGAACAGTGCTGAACCGGGAGGGGGGATTTCTATCAGTATCCGTGGGGCAAGCTCCGTAAATGCCGGTACCGGCCCTTTATATGTGATAGATGGACTGCCTATTGATAATGCTGCTCCCATTGGAGAAACAGGAGCCGAATATGTGCTAACCCGTTCTCCGCGAAATCCGCTGAGTTCCATAAATCCGGCGGATATTGAGTCTATTGAAGTACTGAAAGATGCATCCGCTACCGCCATTTATGGAGCAAGAGGTGCCAATGGCGTGATCCTGATTACGACCAAAAAAGGGAGTAGTGGAGATTTACAAGTCACTTATGACGGGTATGTTGGTGTACAGAATGTCGCCAGTCAGATTGACTTACTGAGTGCTCAGGAATACCAAACCGTACTTAATGAGCTGATAGAAGATGGAGCAGGTTCACCGGAGGATAGGGTAGATGAAATAGCAAATGGGGGTACCGATTGGCAGGAGGAGTTATTTCAGGACAATGCGATAGTGCAGAGCCATAATCTCTCTTTTAATGGAGGAGGACAGGCTACTCAATATTTTATCTCTCTGAATTATTTTGATCAGCAAGGTGTGGTAAGTAGTTCTTCTTTCAAACGCTACGGCGCCAGAATAAACCTGGATCATGAAGTGTCAGACAAGTTTACCCTTGGCTTAAACCTCAGCACCAACTTTAGCATAGACGATTATGTGCCCGTAGGTTTTGGCATCAACGGTGAATCAGGAGCAATCTATGCGGCTTTGAATTTTGACCCAACACTTCCTGTGAAAAACGAAAATGGCGGGTATACGACTTCACCTTTTATTGACATTGACAATCCACTGGCCCTGGCCTATGGCACGGATGCTATGGGCAGAACGTTCAGAACCTATGGTACGCTCTATGCACAATACAATATTCTGCCGGAACTTTCAGTGAAACTGAATGTCGGAGGGGATGCCATGAACAGCCGAAGGGATACCTATGTGGGAAGAGAGACCAGAAAAGGTGCGCCTGCCGGAGGTATTGCTTCTGTATTGCAGGGTCAAAAGTCCAATTATCTGGCAGAAGGCACCATCAATTATAATAAATCATTCCATATCCATCAAGTCAACGTACTGGCGGGTATCACTACTCAGAAATTTACCACCAACAATACCAATAGCTCTGCCCGGGGCTTTCCCGCTGATGCTACCGGAACCTATAATCTGGGATTAGGAGATCAGAGTACTTTTCAAATGGGAAGCAGTAAGGAAACAAATAAACTACTTTCATACATTGGCCGGGTAAATTACTCTTTATTAGACAGATATTTACTTACTGCGACACTAAGAATTGATGGTTCATCCCGCTTCGGTACCAACAATAAGTACGGTTACTTCCCTTCCTTTGCTGTCGGATGGAAAGTGTTGGAAGAACCTTTTATATCTTCATCAGGTGCTTTGAGTGCTTTAAAATTACGCGCCAGCTGGGGGCAAACCGGAAATCAGGAAATAGGTAATTATGTGTCCATACCAACTTTTGGTGCTGGTCCGCAGGCGGCTTTCAACGATCAGCCGATTTCTACTACAGACCCTTCACGGCTGGCCAACCCTGATCTGAAATGGGAAACAACCGAACAGTTGGATTTTGGTCTGGATTTTGGTTTTCTGGAAGATCGGATTTACGGTAGCATGGATTATTACATCAAAAATACTTTTGATATGCTGCTGGCTCTTCCGGTACCCTCATCTACAGGCTTTACCAGCAGGCTTACCAATATTGGGAGCATCAAAAACTCCGGGTTTGAATTTACGCTGAACTCAGTAAACCTGACCGGCGCTTTTAAATGGACTACCAGCCTCAATCTGGCTACTGTCAAAAATACGGTGACAGACCTGGGCGGTATCCCCAGGATCATTACCGGGAATGCAGGTTTTGCAGATCAAATTGCCATCATAGAAGAAGGCTCACCCTTATATGCTTTCTACGGATATCAGATTGAGGGCATATGGCAGGAAAACGATGATTTTGATCAAACTATGGATAATGTTCAGGCCGGTGACATCAGATACCATGATGTCAATCAGGATCAAACCGTAAATGCAGATGACAGGGTAATTCTTGGAAACTCCTTTCCGGATCTCACCTATTCCCTGGCCAATACCTTCACTTATAAGAATTTTGAAATGAATATTTTCTTTGATGGGGTTGAAGGAGTGAGTATGCTCAATAACAACTTAGTAGATGCTTACTTCCCTATACAGTTCAGAAGAAACAGGTTTGCAGAACCTTACCTGAACCGATGGACTCCTGAACGTCCTTCCAATACCTACCCATCGTTTATCAATCCTACTTCACAGGGGCAAAAAGTAGTAAACTCTTATACAGTGAGTGATGCTTCATACTTTCGCTTAAATACCCTTACCATGAGCTATACATTGCCTGCTAAGCTTTCATTTATAAAAGCTGCCACCATTTATTTTACCGGCCAGAATCTTTTTACCATTACAAAATACAATGGCATGGACCCGGCGGTAAATACCAATGGAAATGCCAACTTCCGTATAGACTACAATGCTTATCCCACAGCCCGTACTTTTTTAGTAGGAGCTAGACTTAGCCTTTAAATACGACGCATATGAAAACTTATAAAATCATACGATATACGACTTTAGCTGCTTTACTTACCTTGTCTTTTGGATGTGAAGAGACTTTGCAGGAGGAGATTTTTTCCCAACTGTCACCGGAAAATTTTTTGACCACCCAGGAGGGCATCAAATCGGTATTAGATGCTGCCTACGCGGAAGGCTACATCAACGGATATTCTCACCACAGTATCCGCAACATTGATGAATGGTGTACGGATATTGAATGGGAAACTGGTGGGGGTGAAAATCGCACCGCTGTACTGATGATTGACTTTACCTGGGATGCAACCGTGGGATGGATGTATGGAGATATGTGGCAAAAGCCTTATCGTGCCATCCGGGATGCTAATACCGTTCTGGAAAATCTGGAAACCGCCAATATTTCTGACGAGAGTAAAACGCTCTTTGAAGCAGAAGCCCGTTTTATACGCGCGATGAGCTACTATCATCTTTATACCTGGTTTGGTCCGGTACCTCTTCGGAAAAGTACTACTGAAACCCTGGAATTGCCCAGAGCTTCCGAAGAAGATTTACTCAACTTTATTGAAACAGAAATAATAGCCACTATACCTGGTTTGCCAATGCCCGGTGCAGAGCTACAGTACGGAAGGGTCAATAAAGGAGGAGGAAGGGCTTTTCTTTGTAAGTATTATCTGAATACCAAACAATGGCAGAAATGCGCAGACATGGCCAGCGAAATTATAAATATGGGAACTTATGAGCTATATCCGGATTATGCTGAAATGTTTAAAGTGCAAAATGAGCGAAATAATGAGTTTATCCTGGTTTTTCCTGAAATTCCGAACACACCCGGAAACAATTATATCAATGGGGCTTTCCCTGCTGCATTTGCCAAAGACCCGATAAGCGGGTTGGAGATGCAAAGCAACTGGAATAACTGGGCTGCTCAATACCGATTATATGATCGTTTTTATAATTCTTTTGAGGAAGAGGACAACCGCAAATCGCTCATTATCAACCACTATATCAACTCAAGCGGAGATACTGTGTCCCTGCTTAACGAGGATAACACACGCTCTTTCAAATACTGGCCTGACCCGAATGCCATCAGTAATGAACATGGAAATGATATCGCTGAAATAAGATATGCTGATATTTTGCTGGCAAGAGCAGAAGCCTTGAATCAGTTGAATGGACCAGGTCAGGAATCTATTGATTTAATCAATAGTGTTCGCACCCGGGCGGGTTTATCAGGCTACGTTTTGGGTGACTTTGGATCTGCCGAGGCCCTGAATGAGGCGATTTTGAATGAAAGAGGCTGGGAGTTTTATTCTGAAAGAAAAAGAAGGCAGGATTTGATCAGAATGGATAAATTCATTTCCTCGGCACAGGAAAGAGGAGTAAGCAATGCCAAACCAACGCATGTGGTATTCCCTATCCCACAGGCTGCTTTGGATGCCAATCCTATGCTCAAGCAGAATGAAGGATACTAAAAGGAAATTTTCATTTTTTGTATGAATACCTTTTTAAAAAAGTTATCTATGAATTTTAATGTCAACAGCAACAAAGCTCCAGCTCCACGCTGGGTTTTTACAGCGTAGAAATACCATATTGCTTATGCCTCCATACGTACCTATCCATATGAACTACCTTTTCTTGTTTAGCGTAATTTTTATTATTTGCATGAGTGCTTGTGAGCCCAGAGCTGAAGAAACACAGGAAGATACTCGTCCCAATATTATTCTGATTATGGCAGATGACATGGGATTTTCAGATCTTGGGTGTTATGGAGGGGAAATCCAGACACCTAATTTAGATCGCTTGGCTGCCAGTGGCTTAAGATTCAATCGGTTTTACAATACCTCCCGCTGCTGCCCAACCCGTGCTTCCCTGCTCACCGGCTTATACAACCATCAGGCTGGAGTGGGTGGTATGACTACAGAAACGGGACAGGAAGGCTACCGCGGGCATCTGGTAGAATCTTCGGTAACCATCGCTGAAGTCTTAAAAGAAGCGGGGTATCATACCGGCATGACCGGGAAATGGCACGTCTCCAACACCGTGGTGCAGGAAGATGCTGATGAGCAGCTCGCCTGGCTCAATCATCAGACTTTTCATCCGATATTTTCTCCCCTAGAACAGTACCCTGTCAACCGGGGATTCGAAAAATATTATGGAAACATCTGGGGCGTGGTTGATTTCTTTGATCCTTTCAGTCTGGTGAATGGTACCGAAGCGGTAAAAGAAGTGCCTGAAAATTACTATCATACCGACGCCATTACCGATTCTGCCACAGCCTATATCCGGGCATTTAGCCAAGATGAGCAGCCTTTTTTTCTATATGTAGCCCATACTGCTCCCCATTGGCCGTTGCAAGCTTTGCCTGAAGATATAGAAAAGTACGAAGATACCTATACCGTGGGGTGGGATGCTATCAGAGAAGCCCGCTATCAAAGAATGGTAGAAAAAGGAATTATTGATTCAACAAAATACCCACTTTCTTCTCGCTGGAAAGATGAACTGACATGGGAGGATAATCCGCATAAGGAATGGGACGCCCGGGCTATGGCAGTCCATGCTGCGATGATCGACCGTCTGGATCAGGGTATAGGAAGGATAGTAGAAACGCTGGAAACTACCGGTGAACTGGAAAATACCTTAATACTCTTTTTGAGTGATAATGGAGCCAGTCCTGAAGACTGTATGCGCTATGGTCCTGGCTTTGATCGCCCCAGTATGACCCGATCAGGAGAAGAGATTGCCTATCCGGTGGATAAGAGCGTGATGCCAGGCCCTCAAACTACCTTCACTTCTATTGGGGAGCGCTGGGCTAATGTATCCAATACCCCCTTCCAGTACTGGAAAATGGAATCCTATGAAGGTGGCATAAACACGCCTATGATTGCTTACTGGCCCAAAGGGATCACTGCCAATCAGGGAAAGCTTGTCCCTCAGGTAGGGCATGTCATGGATTTTATGACTACTTTTATTGAGATGGCACAGGTGCAATATCCCGAAAAATACCATGATCGTCAGATCACCCCTTTACAGGGTATTAGCCTGCTACCAATATTCAAAGGTGAAGAAAGAGAAGGTCATCCAGTATTGTTCAATGAGCACATGGGAGCCCGTTATGTGCGTACTGCCGATTGGAAGCAAGTTTCGCTGGATGCCAATAGTCCCTGGAAATTGTACCGAATCCGTGAAGATGGAACAGAAATGAATGATCTGGCGGATCAGCACCCGGAAGTTATCCGGGAATTGGATAGCTTATGGCAAGTCTGGGCAAAGGCAAATCACGTGCTTCCCAAGCCAGCTAACCCATAAGCGCCTGGTCATAAGCAAATTGGCAAAGAAACGGAGTCAATTCATTATACCGTACCAAGCTTTAATTAAGCTTTTGAATGATAAAATCAGAAAAAAATAGTTTGTAAATTTTTTCCAAATCTCTAAATTGGTCAATTCTTAAGCAGTAATTTTCTTACATTTTTAAAATAATAACTTATTTCTTCATGAAATCGGAAGGTTTGTCGGAACATAGTGATGGTAAACTGTGGGACTTGGTCCGGCAAAACGACCGTGTTGCCTTTGAAGAAATTTATCGTAGATACTGGTCAAAAATTTACTACGCTGCTTACAAAGTCCTTAAAGAACAGGAGATCAGCAGCGACCTGACGCAGGAGGTTTTCAC harbors:
- a CDS encoding SusC/RagA family TonB-linked outer membrane protein: MTHLIPKGARELLRFFGMMILFCLLFLQFRPVHAQEQEIEKQDISSSILVALAPRQEQKQDLKKVLKEMEGRYAVRFYFDPTLLEGKASVIREDNENLEAQLKTLLSPHHLNFKKLDESSYVIRQHEADPVIPKLKTREPGKPEVLKQMERHGMSGLMRLQLLEQTISGKVTDGENGEPLPGVNVLAKGTTSGTVTDISGNYRLTVADVVTTLVFSSIGYVTEEMEINSRNSINLALMPDIQSLSEVVVVGYGTVKKSDLTGSVSSLKSEDFNQGAVSSVDQLIQGRAAGVNVVQNSAEPGGGISISIRGASSVNAGTGPLYVIDGLPIDNAAPIGETGAEYVLTRSPRNPLSSINPADIESIEVLKDASATAIYGARGANGVILITTKKGSSGDLQVTYDGYVGVQNVASQIDLLSAQEYQTVLNELIEDGAGSPEDRVDEIANGGTDWQEELFQDNAIVQSHNLSFNGGGQATQYFISLNYFDQQGVVSSSSFKRYGARINLDHEVSDKFTLGLNLSTNFSIDDYVPVGFGINGESGAIYAALNFDPTLPVKNENGGYTTSPFIDIDNPLALAYGTDAMGRTFRTYGTLYAQYNILPELSVKLNVGGDAMNSRRDTYVGRETRKGAPAGGIASVLQGQKSNYLAEGTINYNKSFHIHQVNVLAGITTQKFTTNNTNSSARGFPADATGTYNLGLGDQSTFQMGSSKETNKLLSYIGRVNYSLLDRYLLTATLRIDGSSRFGTNNKYGYFPSFAVGWKVLEEPFISSSGALSALKLRASWGQTGNQEIGNYVSIPTFGAGPQAAFNDQPISTTDPSRLANPDLKWETTEQLDFGLDFGFLEDRIYGSMDYYIKNTFDMLLALPVPSSTGFTSRLTNIGSIKNSGFEFTLNSVNLTGAFKWTTSLNLATVKNTVTDLGGIPRIITGNAGFADQIAIIEEGSPLYAFYGYQIEGIWQENDDFDQTMDNVQAGDIRYHDVNQDQTVNADDRVILGNSFPDLTYSLANTFTYKNFEMNIFFDGVEGVSMLNNNLVDAYFPIQFRRNRFAEPYLNRWTPERPSNTYPSFINPTSQGQKVVNSYTVSDASYFRLNTLTMSYTLPAKLSFIKAATIYFTGQNLFTITKYNGMDPAVNTNGNANFRIDYNAYPTARTFLVGARLSL
- a CDS encoding RagB/SusD family nutrient uptake outer membrane protein, which produces MKTYKIIRYTTLAALLTLSFGCEETLQEEIFSQLSPENFLTTQEGIKSVLDAAYAEGYINGYSHHSIRNIDEWCTDIEWETGGGENRTAVLMIDFTWDATVGWMYGDMWQKPYRAIRDANTVLENLETANISDESKTLFEAEARFIRAMSYYHLYTWFGPVPLRKSTTETLELPRASEEDLLNFIETEIIATIPGLPMPGAELQYGRVNKGGGRAFLCKYYLNTKQWQKCADMASEIINMGTYELYPDYAEMFKVQNERNNEFILVFPEIPNTPGNNYINGAFPAAFAKDPISGLEMQSNWNNWAAQYRLYDRFYNSFEEEDNRKSLIINHYINSSGDTVSLLNEDNTRSFKYWPDPNAISNEHGNDIAEIRYADILLARAEALNQLNGPGQESIDLINSVRTRAGLSGYVLGDFGSAEALNEAILNERGWEFYSERKRRQDLIRMDKFISSAQERGVSNAKPTHVVFPIPQAALDANPMLKQNEGY
- a CDS encoding arylsulfatase, with protein sequence MSACEPRAEETQEDTRPNIILIMADDMGFSDLGCYGGEIQTPNLDRLAASGLRFNRFYNTSRCCPTRASLLTGLYNHQAGVGGMTTETGQEGYRGHLVESSVTIAEVLKEAGYHTGMTGKWHVSNTVVQEDADEQLAWLNHQTFHPIFSPLEQYPVNRGFEKYYGNIWGVVDFFDPFSLVNGTEAVKEVPENYYHTDAITDSATAYIRAFSQDEQPFFLYVAHTAPHWPLQALPEDIEKYEDTYTVGWDAIREARYQRMVEKGIIDSTKYPLSSRWKDELTWEDNPHKEWDARAMAVHAAMIDRLDQGIGRIVETLETTGELENTLILFLSDNGASPEDCMRYGPGFDRPSMTRSGEEIAYPVDKSVMPGPQTTFTSIGERWANVSNTPFQYWKMESYEGGINTPMIAYWPKGITANQGKLVPQVGHVMDFMTTFIEMAQVQYPEKYHDRQITPLQGISLLPIFKGEEREGHPVLFNEHMGARYVRTADWKQVSLDANSPWKLYRIREDGTEMNDLADQHPEVIRELDSLWQVWAKANHVLPKPANP